In the Salvia miltiorrhiza cultivar Shanhuang (shh) chromosome 8, IMPLAD_Smil_shh, whole genome shotgun sequence genome, CTAGCATGGAGCTGACCAAATTGCAAGTCTTAAAAGCATCTCATATCATAAAAGCTGGTGTAAGTAACTAAACCTTAAAGTATTTCATCTCATAATTATACCTCAGCAGCTTATACAAGAATCATGAACAAACTCTAAAAGCGAAAAACACTTTTAGTATTTTACTATTAAATGTCAATCAAAATTGACTTCCTTATACTAATGCTTGGATTTAGAAGTAAACTTGGACTGTTGTTTCATCCTTCTAGCTCACCAGTATTATGCTTTGCCATCAAAACTAAATGTGGTTTTTTTTAGGTGGGGGGCAGCTGAATATAAAAATAGAAGGAAAATGCATATATACAATTAAATGCTAAACTATTTCGCCTTTAAAGTTTATTGGGTACCTAGATTGGCAATGCTTTTCAATGATAGAGGAAATAATTCTTAAGATTTAAATATAAATCATGATATCCAGGAAGTAATTTACTAAAAGCACCTCATCATGGGTTTTAAACATTTAATACATGGACATTAACCTCAGGCGTGTAGTTCTTGCAAACAACACTACCAAAGACTCAACATAAGGGCATAGATAAGATAAGATGCCAATAGATATTAGAGGCTGTGGATATTCTACATGGTTCTGCACCAATTCCAGGCAAGTCTAATTTCAAAGATGTACTTTTGGCCCACTGCTGATAATTTTATTGACATCATTCATACGATTTaaattataatactccctccatcccataagagtgtgcatttctttctattttgggacgtccacgaGAGCGTgcatttgccatttttagaCACTACCTCATCACTAACTCCTTATTTCTTACTCTTACTTTATAATGGATCACTTTCTCCACTCCTAATACACTcatctaacattttattaaacatgTGCCACCAAAAGtgatgcacactcttgtgggacggagggagtatgagcCAATATTTGAGGTTTACCAAATAACCACAAGAAAAATCCCTAAAATTCATGCTAGTTTAATTTTTATTGATGCAATTCTTACATACAGATATTAAGCTGATGAGGTTCATAGGCACCATTGTGAACCATAAAGAATGCAAGAATAAGTTAATATTTTTGAATGTTGTTGAACAAAAATAACACATAAATGCTTCCATGCACATATGCTGCATATGCAGAGGAAGGAATGAGTCATACCTTTTTCCCAGAGACGGCACTGCGACGAGAACTGTCATCTTTGTCTTTTCCCAAGAACTGAATAAACATAGTATACATCAGGAAACATAGATGTTCTCACCTTTAAATCATATAATGTGAAATATCTAAATCGGCAAGGATGCAAGCAGCGCAGAATAGCATTtagaaagtaaaataaaaaccTTGGAAAGCTGCACAGGACCACTACTTCCCTGCTTCTTCTGTATATAGCTCACATTGGCATGACAAAACCAAGCCAGAAACATCCAGGATCACCATGTCACAGACACCAGCTCCAATTTCGAAGAGCCATTAATGAAAGGCAGAAAGTAACATAAGAATCTCATATTGAAAAATCATTATGTGCCAATGAAGAAAAGACAACCATGATTCCACCTTAAGAGCATAACAATATCCACTTCAACAAAAAACTTTTTGATATGGTTCAGAATGAAGTCTTATCATAAAATGAAGATCCTATGAGCAaaagaaataattttatacctcTTTATCTTTCAGTTTATGGCGTTCATGTCTATgacctttctttttctctttgtcTTTCTTCTGTAATGCAGCCAACCAGTAAACAAGCAATAATGTGTGACAAGATAAGTGCTAATCAACAAGTAAGCAAATTCCCTCAAGATCACCTTCTTTGATTTTTCAACCCTTTTATGTCGCTTTGAATGATGGGATGCATGTTCTTCACTGTCAGAAGAACTGGAATTCACAAAAGCAAATAACATGAATTCAGAAGAGAAGTCCATATGCCATCAGTCCCATTTCATAGCTAAAGTAAAATAACAAAGCGTGTGAAAAACATTTCTAAAGAGCATTTTTCAGTGACAAAAGAGCACAAGATCTGAAAAGATTAAAATGTTGATTTTCATACATAACAGCACCACTTCATTTtcaataataatctaaaaatTATTGCACAAAATATATGCAAGTTAATTTTCAACCTAAAATGTATGAGTGTGCTACATTAAATACACACTTATCTTATGTGTCCATTAACTTTTTCTTGAAAGACACTGCATGCTCTCTGTCATAACACTTATAATTGAAAACAATACAATTTCCTATTCCACATGCTTAATTGGCAAGATTGAAAAAGATAATCGTGGGCTATATATTATGCCTTAATATGTAATTGGCTTGGTCCTGCAGGCTGCAACACTAACCACTTCAGTGGTGCAGAAGAAAACCTAGTAAGAAAAGTCCTTTTATCTGAAGAATTCGAAGGGGAACCCTTGAAATATTGAACCCATTAACGTTTATCCAGAGGTTTCTAAGAGATGGATACAATTAGAATTACTTTTCTTGACCAAGCatgaaaacaaaagaaatgacAGACATTTATATAACAAGTTGATGGACTGAAAATCAATAGCAAGAAAATAGGGCAGTTAAAACAGAATCACAATGAGCAACAGCATCACAAGTAACACTATGTTATCCTTGGCTTAAGTCATTTTCCCAATCACGAAATCACCATTGAATTGGTAATATATGATCAAATTTAAAAACATGGGATGCAACTTTTCTTGCAGGTATATTCATTGAATTCActcaaactaattaatacttCCACAGCACTATATTTTTTatcctcaatttttttttctaactcTAAAATAGCTAGATCTTTGATTTTCTAAGATAAAGAAGTCCGTGCTTTGGGATTCCTATTCCAAACCTATTTTTAAAACTTACATTCTCTCAAGTTAAACTTGCATCACCTTCTCCAATACGTTTCCTACAAATACATCCACTTCAATAACATTCTTGAGAAACACGATAAGCTTCTTCTAAAACGCTCAAGTAATCCCACCATTCAATGGGGGAATCAAaatttcattcatttcattCTCGACAACATAATGTAGTAGCAAggtcaatttttcttttttcacaagtAACAAAAAGCAAATCGGATCCAACCAAAAGTTGTCTGATTATATAAATTGCTCCAATGTTCAACCGAAAACCTTTTTCAATCATCAAAAGTTATAGACAAATTTGGAAAAATCAAATTAGCCATCAACCTATAAGGGAAATACAAATTCAAGTTAATTCCGAGAGAAATTATCTGGCCCAATCACTTGAGTTTCAAATCGGACCCTAAAGTTGAAAAATCTACTTATCAACATACCCTACAGGCTTACACATACAAAACCAATCCTATCAAGCATGAATTTAGCTTTAAATCAGGAAAATGAAAAGATAAATACGAAAAAACCTAAATTGAGATCCATAAGAATACAGATTCAGTACGGAACTTTATAACAaacttttatttatgtatgacCTGTAGTCTTCAGAGGAAGAGGTGTAGCTTTCTGAAGAAGAGAGCGATTGACGCCTACGGCGACGTTTTGTGTGGGAGCGGCTTCTTTTCCTTACTTTGAGAGGGTCTTCGTCGGTTTTTTGGCGGCGACGAAGCCGGCGTCGGCGGCGAGACTCGTCGGAGGAGGAAGACGACGTCGTTGAGGACGAAGATGCTGCCATTTTGATTATTTGGGCTTCTTAATGATCGTCGCTTGCTCATACACTATTTATTAGGGCTTGTGTTACGGGATAATACTACGTCGTTCCGAATTTTGCTAAGTCAAGGCTCTCTTGTATTAGCCATCTATgatatatctatctatataactagtgtattacccgtcgaaattcgacgggtacatattttcttgtaatttatatattttatgttattcttatgataattatataaaatatttttttatgtaaattatttatataattaattaaattaaattatattagtaatacattttaaattatattaatctcaacaacttttagcaattaaattattaattttattgagatcataaaaatacccattagttttcatatgaaattttataaaaagttgacgcgtaagaaaataaagagagtagaaatacatataaatttgacataggtatgatggaggattgatttgttgcatttgttgttacaagatttattaattttcttcaatttttttttattttgccttttgaccataattttatatggagtttgaaaaatcataattgaattgtgagtattatataattccaaacttctaaaagcataactaattatgaaaataatctcgcctcatatttaaaagaccataactgatttatcgagcatcatatcatttggagttttaagaccaaccaagttgtgggcatcatctcgtcgcaaacttgacagatcatctctaacttctgagcatcatcttatctgaaacttgaaagagaatcatctcgtccaaaacttgaaagagcatcatctcatctagagtttgagagagcatcatcaaatatgaaattatattcaaccatgactccaattgtcaactatctaacaaacataactctaacaatttagatattttatttatatatgtaattttattagttcaaactctagagagaaagggaagagaagagttcttaaagcagtaaaagagagagtgtgtgctttatttcatcatcgtaggtatttataggcattacagttggggtaaagtagtaaattcgtttggtcatctattccgcatgctcgccattaaactaattaaggctattattagattataacttgtcaggtcgttgtcccctaattacagagctggattctgtcctcatcattccgctctgtctagtagttctggatttccttccttggggcagacttc is a window encoding:
- the LOC130997467 gene encoding uncharacterized protein LOC130997467, whose protein sequence is MAASSSSTTSSSSSDESRRRRRLRRRQKTDEDPLKVRKRSRSHTKRRRRRQSLSSSESYTSSSEDYSSSDSEEHASHHSKRHKRVEKSKKKKDKEKKKGHRHERHKLKDKEKKQGSSGPVQLSKFLGKDKDDSSRRSAVSGKKILLKLDKTKEDKLAENNRNELLKFLNASYD